In the Hordeum vulgare subsp. vulgare chromosome 7H, MorexV3_pseudomolecules_assembly, whole genome shotgun sequence genome, one interval contains:
- the LOC123409899 gene encoding uncharacterized protein LOC123409899: MGEVKEKEALAEILEDHRKGSSDDSVPRAGLDLNEGFSEESDQGEDGEENDDDDGRSSSNNNSANHESESSRGRHDKAEGSGDRVPTVRQYNRSKHPRLRWTPDLHMAFLHAVERLGGQERATPKLVLQMMNVRGLSIAHVKSHLQMYRSKKIEHESSHERAAISSVFSPMNFHMRRGDHPFHDMFFQRAAGSTLSSRFNDGGVFAPRNAALPDASRIYGLLQRRQPPLQTFDFKNSTSLRNQEWAFSQHAAAARARAVNDNGPGKGLIHEMIFRKDGKPTAHLFDVRDVVAPSGMSSPSTTTTSPADLRSDGPKIGSINWIGSSSRPLSKTMSATGLEQGVHAQLPFRWRGAAGSNGCHPNGNTAGRTTSSSDPVVTCAAGSPLLLPKQGVPRAPAKATEETSIGAEARRTKTSAAVEENGWTPELQLSLSPNAGADTGGRGKKRNSAGQEVSSDKVPLSLSLALHGGVVDDDGGGRDGRRLEVATGSSSKKAALGLSTLDLTMSIKALE; the protein is encoded by the exons ATGGGGgaggtgaaggagaaggaggcgctGGCGGAGATACTTGAAGACCATCGTAAGGGATCTTCCGATGACTCCGTACCACGCGCGGGGCTGGACCTCAACGAAGGCTTCAGCGAGGAAAGCGACCAAGGGGAAGACGGTgaggagaacgacgacgacgacggtaggagctcaagcaacaacaacagcgcCAACCATGAATCAGAAAGCAGCAGGGGTCGTCATGACAAGGCCGAGGGCAGCGGCGACAGGGTTCCCACGGTGCGGCAGTACAACCGGTCTAAGCACCCCCGGCTCCGGTGGACGCCGGACCTCCACATGGCGTTCCTCCATGCCGTCGAGCGGCTGGGCGGCCAAGAGA GAGCAACACCAAAGCTGGTGCTTCAGATGATGAATGTGAGGGGGCTCAGCATTGCTCATGTAAAAAGTCACTTGCAG ATGTACAGAAGCAAAAAGATAGAACACGAGTCCAGCCACGAGAGAGCAGCCATATCCTCAG TCTTTTCGCCCATGAATTTCCACATGAGGAGAGGGGACCATCCGTTCCATGACATGTTCTTCCAGCGAGCTGCCGGCTCGACCCTCTCCTCCAGGTTCAACGACGGCGGGGTCTTCGCGCCGAGAAATGCCGCCTTGCCGGATGCTAGCCGGATTTACGGGCTCCTCCAACGCCGGCAGCCTCCATTACAAACCTTCGACTTCAAGAACAGCACGAGCCTTAG GAATCAAGAATGGGCATTCTCCCAGcacgcggcggcggcgagggcacgCGCAGTTAATGACAATGGTCCTGGGAAAGGGCTCATCCACGAGATGATTTTCAGGAAGGACGGCAAGCCGACGGCCCATTTGTTCGACGTGAGGGACGTCGTCGCCCCCAGCGGGATGTCGTCGCCGTCAACAACAACCACGAGCCCGGCCGACCTTAGGTCAGATGGCCCAAAGATCGGAAGCATCAATTGGATCGGCAGCAGCTCTCGGCCACTCTCGAAGACAATGTCGGCTACTGGATTGGAGCAGGGCGTTCATGCTCAGCTCCCGTTTAGGTGGCGAGGTGCCGCGGGCAGCAATGGCTGCCACCCCAACGGCAACACTGCTGGCAGGACAACGTCATCTTCAGATCCCGTGGTGACATGTGCCGCAGGTTCCCCGCTCTTG CTGCCGAAGCAGGGAGTGCCGAGGGCTCCTGCCAAAGCTACTGAGGAGACGAGCATCGGAGCagaggcgaggaggacgaagacaTCGGCTGCGGTGGAGGAGAACGGATGGACGCCGGAGTTGCAGCTAAGCCTGAGCCCCAACGCGGGGGCAGACACTGGAGGAAGGGGCAAGAAGAGGAACAGCGCTGGGCAGGAGGTGAGCAGCGACAAGGTGCCACTCTCTCTCTCGCTGGCATTACATGGTGGCGTCGTCGACGACGACGGTGGCGGCCGGGATGGCAGGAGGTTAGAGGTAGCGACAGGTAGCAGCAGCAAGAAGGCCGCTCTGGGGCTGAGTACTTTGGATCTGACCATGTCGATCAAGGCATTGGAGTGA